The following DNA comes from Desulfobacterales bacterium.
CGGCTGTCTGAGGATGAATTGTCCGAAATTTTTAATCTCATGACCCGCCTGCTTAAAACACATCTTTCTGAGGCCGAATATCACGGCCTTTTTTTAAAAGAGGCATCATAGCTTCAGACCACTGCCGGCAGCCGGCATCTGGCTTCTACTCAATGATTCCTGGCTTCCTGCCAGCAGCCAGAAGCGAGAAGCCAGGCGCTATTGACCGTTAACCCGTGGAAGTCATTCAAATACCGGGTACCTGAAAATGGACACAAAGGACAAAAACAGAAGGGGGAGAACGTGCTGACCGAAAAACAGCTCGTGCGCTATGCCGATGTCTTATTGTGGGGCCTGCAAACCGCCAAATCCCGCCGCATCACCCGCAACGACCTTGTGCTCATTCGTTTTGACCTGGCAGCCGTACGCTTGGCCGAAATTTTATTTGCCAAGTTGCTCGCGGCCGGGGCGCATCCGCTGCTGCGCCTAAATCCCACTGCCTCAATGGAGCGCGACTTTTACATGCTATCCAACAACAAGCAACTGGTGTTTATTCCGCCGGGTGAAGAAAAACTGTTTTCCCGCTTAGATGGCAGCATTTCAATCTATGCCCCTCAATCAATGACACACCTGGCCAAAATTGATTCCAAAAAAATCGCAACAGCACTGCTTTCCAAAAAAAAATTGCGTGATGTGCTTGATACCAAAGAGGCCCGGGGAAAATTTAGCTGGACGTTATGTATTTTCCCTACAGCTGAATTGGCGAAACATGCACGCATCAGTCAAAAAGCGTATAGCAGCCAGGTTGCCAGAGCCTGTTTTTTAAATGCGGCTTCTCCAGAAAAAGAATGGCAGCGCATATACAAGCAAGCGCAAGCCATCAAGCGTTGGCTCAACCAATTACCGGTAAGCGCTTTGCAGGTGACTTCTGATAATGTGGACTTGCATATTTCACTGGGAGATAAACGACGCTGGGTTGGCATATCGGGACGCAATATTCCCAGCTTTGAAATATTTGTCTCGCCAGATTGGCGTGGCACCCATGGCACCTATTATGCGGACCAGCCCTCTTATCGCAGCGGCAATTACGTGCGTGGGGTGCGTCTGAAGTTTGATAACGGCCGCCTGACCAAAATTAGAACTCAAAAGGGCCAGGACTTCATGCAGCAGCAACTGCAAATGGATAAGGGCGCCAGCCGCCTGGGTGAGTTTTCATTAACCGATAAACGTTTTTCACGAATCAACCGCTTTATGGCCAATACGCTTTATGATGAAAACTACGGTGGCACATTCGGTAACTGTCACATAGCACTGGGGTCTTCGTACTCAAATACGTATTCCGGCAATACCATCGAACTGACAAAGCCGCTAAAACGCAAATTGGGCTTTAACGAATCCGCCCTGCA
Coding sequences within:
- a CDS encoding aminopeptidase — encoded protein: MLTEKQLVRYADVLLWGLQTAKSRRITRNDLVLIRFDLAAVRLAEILFAKLLAAGAHPLLRLNPTASMERDFYMLSNNKQLVFIPPGEEKLFSRLDGSISIYAPQSMTHLAKIDSKKIATALLSKKKLRDVLDTKEARGKFSWTLCIFPTAELAKHARISQKAYSSQVARACFLNAASPEKEWQRIYKQAQAIKRWLNQLPVSALQVTSDNVDLHISLGDKRRWVGISGRNIPSFEIFVSPDWRGTHGTYYADQPSYRSGNYVRGVRLKFDNGRLTKIRTQKGQDFMQQQLQMDKGASRLGEFSLTDKRFSRINRFMANTLYDENYGGTFGNCHIALGSSYSNTYSGNTIELTKPLKRKLGFNESALHWDFVNTEKKQVIAILKSGKEVLIYENGKFTH